The Asterias rubens chromosome 1, eAstRub1.3, whole genome shotgun sequence genome segment AATACATTCCCTATGAGCTTCTGTCAATCACTAGTGCATTCTTCCATTAAGAGTTTAATTGTGACTGGATTGTACACCAATACATGAGGCTAATATGCTTACCTGGTGTTCACCATCTATTCTAAACTGGATTGCACACCCATTCATGAGGCTAATATGCTTACCTGGTGTTCACCATCTATTCTAAACTGGATTGTACACCCATTCATGAGGCTAATATGCTTACCTGGTATTCACCATCTATTCTAAACTAGATTGTACACCCATTCATGAGGCTAATATGCTTACCTGGTATTCACCATCTATTCTAAACTGGATTGTACACCCATTCATGAGGCTTATATGCTTACCTGGTATTCACCATCTATTCTAAACTGGATTGTACACCAATACATGAGGCTAATATGCTTACCTGATATTCACCATCTATTCTAAACTGGATTGCACACCCATTCAGGAGGCTAATATGCTTACCTGATATTCACCATCTATTCTAGACTGGATTGCACACCCATTCATGAGGCTAATAATGCTTACCTGATATTCACCATCTATTCTAAACTGGATTGTATACCCATTCATGAGGCTAATATGCTTACCTGGTATTCACCATCTATTCTAAACTGGATTGTACACCCATTCATGAGGCTAATATGCTTACCTGGTATTCACCATCTATTCTAAACTGGATTGTACACCCATTCATGAGGCTAATATGCTTACCTGATATTCACCATCTATTCTAAACTCATACTGATGTTCAGCTATAAGATGTTCACACACTGCACACACATCTGCCAAAGAGAACCAATGGGACGTATCAGCTCAAACAGATACTCTTTACTAAAGATTTGGTACCCTAGATTTGGTACCCTAGATTTGGTACCCTAGATTTGGTACCCTAGATTTGGTACCCTAGATTTGGTACCCTAGATTTGGTACCCTAGATTTGGTACCCTAGATTTGGTACCCTAAATTTGGTACCCTAGATTTGATACCCTAGATTTGGTACCCTAAATTTGGTACCCGAGATTTGATACCCTAGATTtgataccgcaaacctttaccaTACCCCAGAGGCCTAGATCAGTTACACACAGCTTGGTTATGGCATTGGTACCCCTTCATATGAGCAAGGTTTCATGGAGTAACACAATTTCTTGACAAAATTTGCAAACCAATTTTATCTTCTGGGTGAGTAAACTGCGACTGCTTCTGTTTCTATAATTTCTTTTGAATGGTTATTTGTAACTTGTCTACTATTTGTTACTTGTCCACCATCCATGTGACTTGGGTAGAGATATCATTACAGTATTGTGGTTTGTGGTTAGGTATTTGTGGTAGCATCAGGTCCAGAGATTGTTGTTTGTAGTGACAGTCACTACAGTGATACTAGTTGTAGTGTTAGAGACAGTATCAGTGACAGGTAGTGACAGTTGTAGTTTACTCACGGTGATACATGACTGTTTCTTCCCCATCTTCATCAGTGTCTGTGTGCTTGTTCAGGATTTTGATAACTTGCCTGCTATGACAACTTGCACATTCCTGGAAATTGAAAAGGTAAGACCCATTTTCCAAGCAGACACTTCCctgattaaaaagaaaacaagaaatttgATACAAAAAATCATAGTTTTAGGGTTAGTCATAAAATAGGCTAGGTCATACCGCCGATCTTGGCTACACAAGTTTTGTGACAAACTAATAATTTCTGTGCTCATGTTTGGGTTTGATGAAGTGTTGAAAATCATGCAAAATTTCACACCACTCCCCAGGTTACCCCACATCAGTGTGATTGAACTCTTCTTGGCAAAACTATGAACTCCTATTGCTGCagtcataaggtttatcgcgaatagcaaaatatcaagagagggcgctgttgaacccacacaaagatttATAGGCGATGCGTGCGCGAGttgtgcatgacaacatacaccgcctagcaaactgccccatctgcctacccacaatgcattgcggttctgaatcgcgataaaccttatttaTGATATAGTATTCCGCAGAACAAAAAACTCAATGAAGAGCACCATCACATTCCTcgaaaggttgttggttcaaatcccactgcagtcaatt includes the following:
- the LOC117295663 gene encoding protein Churchill-like; this translates as MCVGCVKVKCPDRGSVCLENGSYLFNFQECASCHSRQVIKILNKHTDTDEDGEETVMYHHVCAVCEHLIAEHQYEFRIDGEYQEYSMVCILCGSAQDTRSILPDDPGKQMHLF